A stretch of the Sphingosinithalassobacter tenebrarum genome encodes the following:
- a CDS encoding AI-2E family transporter, which translates to MSEERVSVYSEPGPNEMRDPAVRAELKRASVWFGLAIAVALVVLLIQPLLIIFGGLVVASMLDGGARLLGRVLPLPRALRIAIVVALVVSFIAGTFYLAGVEIAQQAEQLRVTLAVQAQRIAQWAADIGLLQERSNLFSLAQQLLGSIGQVTSAVGSVIGAFAALLMILILGLFVALEPRIYERGLQWMVPLSARDDFAVTITRMAVTMRRLLAGRLAGMVFEGTITWLLLSIAGVPMALLLGIITGILAFIPNIGAFISGVLMVAAGFSVGNAEGFWAIVIYFGVQNFDGYVVIPMVAKRTVDLPPALTLSSQILASTLFGVLGLALADPLLAMIKVALERESEVAARIEHEDGEKGEGRISPA; encoded by the coding sequence ATGAGCGAGGAGCGGGTCTCCGTCTATTCGGAACCGGGACCCAACGAGATGCGCGACCCGGCGGTCCGCGCGGAACTCAAGCGCGCATCGGTATGGTTCGGACTGGCAATCGCAGTCGCGCTTGTCGTTTTGCTGATCCAGCCGCTGCTGATCATATTCGGGGGCCTGGTCGTTGCCTCGATGCTCGATGGCGGTGCGCGGCTGCTCGGCAGGGTGCTGCCGTTGCCGCGCGCCTTGCGGATCGCCATCGTCGTGGCGCTCGTCGTCTCCTTCATCGCCGGGACATTCTACCTCGCGGGCGTCGAAATCGCGCAGCAGGCCGAGCAGCTGCGCGTCACACTGGCCGTCCAGGCCCAGCGCATCGCCCAGTGGGCGGCCGATATCGGCCTGCTGCAGGAACGCTCGAACCTGTTCAGCCTTGCCCAGCAGCTGCTCGGATCGATCGGGCAGGTCACTTCGGCGGTGGGGTCGGTGATCGGCGCCTTTGCCGCGCTGCTGATGATTCTGATCCTCGGCCTGTTCGTCGCGCTCGAACCGCGCATCTACGAGCGTGGGCTGCAATGGATGGTACCGCTTTCCGCGCGCGACGATTTCGCCGTGACCATCACGCGCATGGCCGTGACGATGCGGCGGCTGCTCGCCGGGCGGCTGGCGGGCATGGTGTTCGAAGGGACGATAACCTGGCTGCTGCTGTCGATCGCGGGCGTGCCGATGGCGCTGCTGCTCGGCATCATCACCGGCATCCTGGCCTTCATTCCCAATATCGGCGCGTTCATCAGCGGCGTGCTGATGGTCGCGGCGGGTTTTTCGGTCGGCAATGCCGAGGGTTTCTGGGCGATCGTCATTTATTTCGGCGTGCAGAATTTCGACGGCTATGTCGTCATTCCGATGGTTGCCAAGCGCACCGTCGATTTGCCTCCCGCGCTGACGCTTTCCTCGCAGATCCTGGCGAGCACGCTGTTCGGCGTGCTGGGGCTCGCGCTTGCCGATCCGCTGCTGGCGATGATCAAGGTGGCGCTCGAGCGCGAATCCGAAGTCGCAGCGCGAATCGAGCATGAGGATGGCGAAAAGGGCGAAGGCAGGATATCGCCCGCCTGA
- the lepB gene encoding signal peptidase I, giving the protein MATDELALDREEAVDEGATADAVTQSEPAGGDAPRESDDGGDGEPPHRTDWWGEVKGIFWLVIAVLGFHTLIAKPFYIPSESMLPGLRIGDRLIVTKYPYGYSFISPTFHVLPFIPGRLLGSMPERGDVVILTPPGKETDYIKRVIGLPGEIIEGRGGTVYINGEPIQRTAEGPRMIQVDENTRCAPDQYPGRRIEWDDGRLYCRLPVYRETLPGGRSYETVDLGRTVADDFGPIAIPKGHVFLMGDNRDNSADSRFSLNEGGLGGPVPWENIGGRAEFITFSLNGTETWNPTSWPGAFRSGRAGKTLHPSPGERVSGDDDTVTR; this is encoded by the coding sequence ATGGCCACGGACGAGCTGGCGCTGGATCGCGAAGAGGCAGTCGACGAAGGCGCGACTGCCGATGCGGTCACGCAATCCGAACCGGCCGGCGGCGACGCGCCCCGGGAAAGCGATGACGGCGGCGACGGCGAACCGCCGCACCGCACCGACTGGTGGGGCGAGGTAAAGGGCATCTTCTGGCTGGTGATCGCCGTGCTCGGCTTTCACACGCTGATCGCCAAGCCCTTCTACATTCCGTCCGAATCGATGCTGCCCGGGCTGCGCATCGGCGACCGGCTGATCGTCACCAAATATCCTTATGGCTATTCGTTCATCTCGCCGACCTTCCATGTCCTGCCCTTCATTCCCGGCCGCCTGCTGGGCAGCATGCCCGAGCGCGGCGATGTCGTGATCCTGACTCCGCCGGGTAAGGAGACCGATTATATCAAGCGCGTCATCGGCCTGCCGGGCGAGATCATCGAAGGGCGCGGCGGCACCGTGTACATCAACGGCGAGCCGATCCAGCGCACCGCCGAGGGGCCCAGGATGATCCAGGTCGACGAAAATACGCGCTGCGCGCCGGATCAATATCCCGGCCGCCGGATCGAATGGGACGATGGCCGGCTCTATTGTCGCCTCCCTGTCTATCGCGAGACGCTGCCCGGCGGACGCTCCTATGAAACGGTGGACCTGGGGCGCACCGTCGCCGATGATTTCGGTCCGATCGCGATTCCGAAGGGCCATGTCTTCCTGATGGGCGACAATCGCGACAACAGCGCCGACAGTCGCTTCTCGTTGAACGAGGGCGGTCTCGGCGGTCCGGTCCCGTGGGAGAATATCGGCGGACGCGCCGAGTTCATCACTTTCTCGCTCAACGGCACCGAAACCTGGAATCCGACGAGCTGGCCGGGCGCCTTCCGCTCGGGCCGGGCAGGCAAGACGCTGCATCCCAGCCCCGGCGAGCGTGTGTCGGGCGACGACGATACGGTGACGCGATGA
- the acpS gene encoding holo-ACP synthase — protein MIIGLGSDLCNIERIQSSLDRFGTRFENRVFTEIELAKANRRPFTKAGTLAKRFAAKEAFSKAVGTGFRAGVFMKDIGVVNARSGAPTLALAGGAAAKLDGLVPEGHVARIHLTLTDDHPWAFALVMIEAVAREEG, from the coding sequence ATGATCATCGGCCTCGGCTCAGACCTTTGTAACATCGAACGAATCCAGTCGTCGCTGGATCGTTTCGGCACGCGTTTCGAAAACCGGGTGTTTACCGAAATCGAGTTAGCCAAGGCGAACAGGCGGCCGTTCACCAAGGCGGGGACGCTTGCCAAGCGCTTCGCCGCCAAGGAGGCTTTTTCCAAGGCGGTGGGGACCGGATTCAGGGCGGGCGTGTTCATGAAGGATATCGGCGTGGTAAATGCCCGGTCGGGCGCGCCCACGCTGGCGCTGGCGGGCGGTGCCGCGGCGAAGCTTGACGGACTGGTGCCCGAAGGTCACGTGGCGCGCATACACCTGACGCTGACCGACGATCACCCCTGGGCGTTCGCGCTGGTGATGATCGAAGCGGTGGCGCGGGAAGAAGGATAG
- a CDS encoding pyridoxine 5'-phosphate synthase, translating into MSGKLRLGVNIDHVATVRNARGSGYPDPVRAALLAAEAGADGITAHLREDRRHITDADIERLSAELPIPLNLEMAATQEMLEIALRHRPHAVCIVPEKREERTTEGGLDAAGQRDHLAPMVRALGENGSRVSLFIEPDAAQIDAAIQLGVPVVELHTGRFAELKGEACAVELKRLADAAALAAKNGIEVHAGHGLTFDNVVPIAAIPQLAELNIGHFLIGQAIFDGLAPVVQHMRALMDAAR; encoded by the coding sequence ATGAGCGGCAAGCTGCGCCTCGGCGTCAACATCGATCACGTCGCCACCGTCCGCAATGCGCGCGGCAGCGGCTATCCCGATCCGGTGCGTGCGGCGCTGCTGGCGGCGGAGGCGGGTGCCGACGGCATCACCGCGCATCTGCGCGAGGACCGGCGGCACATCACCGACGCCGATATCGAGCGGCTTTCCGCCGAATTGCCGATTCCGCTCAATCTCGAAATGGCGGCGACGCAGGAAATGCTCGAAATCGCGCTGCGCCATCGCCCGCATGCGGTGTGCATCGTTCCCGAAAAGCGCGAGGAACGGACGACCGAAGGCGGGCTCGACGCGGCGGGGCAGCGCGATCATCTCGCGCCGATGGTGCGCGCGCTTGGCGAAAACGGCAGCCGCGTGTCGCTGTTCATCGAGCCTGATGCGGCGCAGATCGACGCGGCGATCCAGCTCGGCGTGCCGGTGGTCGAACTCCATACCGGCCGCTTCGCCGAGCTGAAGGGCGAGGCATGCGCGGTCGAATTGAAGCGGCTGGCCGACGCAGCCGCGCTGGCGGCGAAGAACGGCATCGAAGTCCATGCCGGCCACGGTCTTACCTTCGACAATGTCGTGCCGATCGCCGCGATTCCGCAGCTTGCCGAGCTCAATATCGGCCATTTCCTGATCGGGCAGGCCATTTTCGACGGGCTGGCGCCGGTGGTCCAGCACATGCGCGCGCTGATGGATGCGGCGCGGTGA
- the pyrE gene encoding orotate phosphoribosyltransferase: MTGEEILAEFRDAGALLEGHFILSSGLHSPVFLQKMRIFEDPARTGRVCGALAELIRESFGQVDMVVSPAIGGIIPGYETARGLGCLAVFVEREDGEFQLRRGFEIPQGARIVMVEDIVTTGLSSRECIAAIRRHPGELLGAACIVDRSNGAADIGVPLVSLLRMDVPAYPADQLPPELAALPATKPGSRAIAG, encoded by the coding sequence ATGACCGGCGAGGAGATTCTGGCGGAGTTCCGCGACGCAGGCGCGCTGCTTGAGGGGCATTTCATTCTCTCCTCGGGGCTGCATTCGCCGGTGTTCCTGCAGAAGATGCGCATTTTCGAGGATCCCGCGCGCACCGGACGGGTGTGCGGCGCGCTCGCCGAACTGATCCGCGAGTCGTTCGGGCAGGTGGACATGGTCGTTTCGCCGGCGATCGGCGGTATCATTCCCGGATACGAGACTGCGCGCGGCCTAGGGTGTCTTGCCGTGTTCGTGGAGCGCGAGGATGGCGAGTTCCAGCTGCGCCGCGGGTTCGAGATTCCGCAAGGCGCGCGGATCGTCATGGTCGAGGATATCGTCACCACCGGGCTTTCCTCGCGCGAATGCATCGCCGCGATCCGAAGGCATCCGGGCGAATTGCTCGGCGCGGCGTGCATCGTCGATCGCTCGAACGGGGCGGCCGATATCGGCGTGCCGCTCGTTTCGCTGCTCAGGATGGACGTGCCCGCCTATCCCGCCGATCAGTTGCCGCCCGAACTCGCCGCGCTTCCGGCGACGAAGCCGGGCAGCCGGGCGATTGCGGGGTAA
- the coxB gene encoding cytochrome c oxidase subunit II — protein sequence MLGLTSIVLAAGLALGSAGHAQTPTAAPATESTTTEATTTDAAAEATAEATPADPTLNPDGTQKVAPKEGVGLPVNGGIGLQDQYSVIGDDGHVFHNYVLLPVLIGISVFVLILLGIVIFRFRRAANPEPSKTAHNTALEIVWTLVPVLILLAIAVPSIRLLAKQYEPAPDNAVTLKAIGNQWFWSYEYPDNGDIAFSANLLKERNEVEAGQRYRTDVDGPRLLATDNRVVLPVNTPIRLITTASDVIHSWAIPAFWVKLDAVPGRLNETTFTIKEPGVYFGQCSELCGARHAYMPIAVEAVSPEEFEAWVRAKGGSMPDDADEPSNAAPAQEGADIVDDTATPADGSLPTLGNSTSAPASVE from the coding sequence ATGCTTGGATTGACTTCGATTGTCCTGGCCGCGGGCCTGGCGCTGGGAAGCGCCGGACACGCCCAGACACCGACCGCCGCTCCGGCGACGGAAAGCACCACAACCGAGGCGACGACGACCGACGCCGCCGCAGAGGCTACCGCCGAAGCGACTCCGGCCGATCCGACGCTCAATCCCGACGGCACGCAGAAAGTGGCCCCCAAGGAAGGCGTCGGCCTGCCGGTCAATGGCGGCATCGGCCTGCAGGACCAGTATTCGGTGATCGGCGACGACGGACATGTCTTTCACAATTATGTCCTGCTGCCGGTGCTGATCGGCATTTCGGTCTTCGTCCTGATCCTGCTCGGCATCGTGATCTTCCGCTTCCGCCGCGCAGCGAACCCGGAACCGTCCAAGACCGCACACAACACCGCGCTCGAAATCGTCTGGACGCTCGTCCCGGTGCTGATCCTGTTGGCGATCGCGGTTCCCTCGATCCGCCTGCTCGCCAAGCAATATGAGCCCGCGCCCGACAATGCCGTCACGCTGAAGGCGATCGGCAACCAGTGGTTCTGGTCGTACGAATATCCCGACAATGGCGACATCGCCTTCTCGGCCAACCTGCTCAAGGAGCGCAACGAAGTCGAAGCGGGGCAGCGCTATCGCACCGATGTCGATGGCCCCCGCCTGCTCGCCACCGACAATCGCGTGGTGCTGCCGGTCAACACGCCGATCCGGCTGATCACCACCGCGAGCGACGTGATCCACAGCTGGGCGATCCCGGCCTTCTGGGTGAAGCTGGACGCGGTTCCGGGCCGCCTCAACGAGACGACTTTCACCATCAAGGAGCCGGGCGTTTATTTCGGCCAGTGCTCGGAACTGTGCGGCGCGCGTCACGCCTATATGCCGATCGCGGTCGAAGCGGTTTCGCCCGAGGAATTCGAAGCCTGGGTCCGCGCCAAGGGCGGTTCGATGCCGGATGACGCCGACGAACCGTCGAACGCGGCGCCGGCGCAGGAAGGCGCCGACATCGTCGACGACACGGCAACGCCCGCCGACGGAAGCCTGCCGACCCTGGGCAATTCGACCTCCGCTCCCGCCAGTGTGGAATAA
- the ctaD gene encoding cytochrome c oxidase subunit I has translation MTDTTLSPAAHGDHAHDDHHTPGFFARWFMSTNHKDIGTLYLIFAIIAGIIGGAISGVMRLELAEPGIQYLGGIASFIHGGEQSFDESLHFWNVLITAHGLIMVFFMVMPAMIGGFGNWFVPIMIGAPDMAFPRMNNISFWLTVSGFISLMISPFVGGGAGTGWTVYAPLSTYGEPGPSVDFGIFALHLAGAASILGAINFITTIFNMRAPGMTLHKMPLFVWSVLITAFLLLLALPVLAAAITMLLTDRNFGTAFYDPAYGGDPILYQHLFWFFGHPEVYIMILPGFGIVSQIIATFSRKPVFGYLGMAYAMVAIGLVGFIVWAHHMFTTGLPVNVKMYFTAATMVIAVPTGVKIFSWIATMWGGSITFKTPMVWAIGFIFMFTVGGVTGVALANGGFDDVVHDTYYVVAHFHYVLSLGAVFALFAGFYYWFPKMFGKMYNEFLGQLHFWVFFIGVNVLFFPMHFLGLQGMPRRYPDYPDAFAYWNEIASWGYVIMGVGVLIFFVNIIMSLLAGRQAEDNPWGEGATTLEWTLTSPPPFHQFETLPVIEDTPHH, from the coding sequence ATGACCGACACGACACTCTCTCCCGCCGCGCATGGCGATCATGCGCATGACGATCATCACACGCCGGGATTCTTCGCGCGTTGGTTCATGTCGACCAACCACAAGGATATCGGCACGCTCTATCTGATCTTTGCCATTATCGCGGGGATCATCGGCGGCGCGATTTCGGGCGTGATGCGCCTCGAACTGGCCGAGCCGGGCATTCAGTATCTCGGCGGCATCGCCAGCTTCATTCACGGTGGCGAACAGAGCTTCGACGAATCGCTCCACTTCTGGAACGTGCTGATCACCGCGCACGGCCTGATCATGGTGTTCTTCATGGTCATGCCCGCTATGATCGGCGGCTTCGGCAACTGGTTCGTCCCGATCATGATCGGCGCGCCGGACATGGCGTTCCCGCGCATGAACAACATCTCCTTCTGGCTGACCGTGTCGGGCTTCATCTCGCTGATGATCTCGCCCTTTGTCGGCGGCGGTGCGGGCACGGGCTGGACGGTCTATGCCCCGCTCTCGACCTATGGCGAACCGGGACCCTCGGTCGATTTCGGTATTTTCGCGCTGCACCTTGCCGGTGCCGCGTCGATCCTCGGCGCGATCAACTTCATCACCACCATCTTCAACATGCGCGCGCCGGGCATGACCCTGCACAAGATGCCGCTGTTCGTGTGGTCGGTGCTGATCACCGCCTTCCTGCTGCTGCTCGCGCTGCCGGTGCTGGCCGCCGCGATCACCATGCTGCTGACCGATCGCAACTTCGGTACGGCCTTCTACGATCCGGCCTATGGCGGTGACCCGATCCTGTACCAGCATCTCTTCTGGTTCTTCGGCCACCCCGAAGTGTACATCATGATCCTGCCGGGCTTCGGCATCGTCAGCCAGATCATCGCGACGTTCAGCCGCAAGCCGGTGTTCGGCTATCTCGGCATGGCCTATGCGATGGTCGCGATCGGCCTGGTCGGCTTCATCGTCTGGGCGCACCACATGTTCACCACCGGCCTGCCGGTGAATGTGAAGATGTACTTCACTGCCGCGACCATGGTCATCGCCGTGCCGACAGGCGTGAAGATCTTCAGCTGGATCGCCACGATGTGGGGCGGCTCGATCACCTTCAAGACCCCGATGGTCTGGGCGATCGGCTTCATCTTCATGTTCACCGTCGGCGGTGTCACCGGTGTGGCGCTGGCGAACGGCGGCTTCGACGATGTCGTCCACGACACCTATTACGTTGTCGCCCACTTCCACTATGTGCTGTCGCTGGGCGCGGTGTTCGCGCTGTTCGCGGGCTTCTACTACTGGTTCCCGAAAATGTTCGGGAAGATGTACAACGAGTTCCTCGGCCAGCTGCACTTCTGGGTGTTCTTCATCGGCGTGAACGTGCTGTTCTTCCCGATGCACTTCCTGGGCCTGCAGGGCATGCCGCGTCGCTACCCCGACTATCCCGATGCCTTTGCCTATTGGAATGAAATCGCCAGCTGGGGTTACGTCATCATGGGCGTGGGCGTGCTGATCTTCTTCGTGAACATCATCATGTCGCTGCTCGCCGGCCGTCAGGCCGAGGACAATCCCTGGGGCGAAGGCGCGACGACGCTCGAATGGACACTGACGAGCCCGCCGCCGTTCCACCAGTTCGAAACGCTGCCGGTGATCGAGGACACCCCGCATCACTGA
- a CDS encoding DUF805 domain-containing protein, translated as MRLADVTARMTRTSFLRFSLMLAAASALALAGLARLDASPHISLRDIAATPWRALLPHVFAGLLAAWLAAARLHDMNRRGWGALLAFPLAAGLALPGIAAAPFGTIAAILWLTLLVSPATIGPNRFGPDPRGWQSQAQFDRQAELLAEQTKLAMLGRRGLRYYR; from the coding sequence GTGCGACTGGCCGACGTCACCGCGCGCATGACGCGAACCAGCTTTCTGCGCTTTTCGCTGATGCTCGCGGCTGCTAGCGCACTGGCGCTGGCGGGCCTCGCCCGTCTCGATGCCTCGCCGCACATCAGTTTGCGCGATATTGCCGCCACGCCTTGGCGCGCGCTCCTTCCCCATGTTTTCGCCGGACTGCTCGCAGCATGGCTCGCTGCCGCTCGACTGCATGATATGAACCGGCGCGGCTGGGGAGCGCTGCTCGCCTTCCCCCTGGCCGCCGGCCTTGCGCTGCCGGGCATCGCCGCCGCGCCCTTTGGCACGATCGCGGCGATCCTCTGGCTCACCCTGCTGGTTTCCCCCGCGACGATCGGCCCCAATCGCTTCGGCCCCGATCCGCGCGGCTGGCAATCGCAGGCACAGTTCGATCGGCAGGCCGAGCTGCTGGCCGAACAGACGAAGCTCGCCATGCTGGGGCGGCGGGGTCTGCGCTATTACAGGTAG
- a CDS encoding NUDIX hydrolase produces MTRHVAPTIRIAAALIDDGEGHILLVRKAGSHCFMLPGGKIEPGESPAAALIRELREELGLAIDESAPRLLGRFRATAANEPGHIVEGDIHHLRLARFAAAPGAEIAEARWVTPEAARDLPLANLLRDHALPLFARLAR; encoded by the coding sequence ATGACTCGTCACGTCGCGCCGACCATCCGTATCGCCGCCGCCCTGATCGATGACGGCGAGGGGCATATCCTGCTCGTTCGCAAGGCCGGTTCGCACTGTTTTATGCTCCCGGGCGGCAAGATCGAGCCGGGCGAATCACCGGCCGCAGCGCTGATCCGCGAGCTGCGCGAGGAGCTCGGGCTCGCGATCGACGAAAGCGCACCGCGCCTTCTGGGCAGGTTTCGCGCAACGGCCGCCAACGAGCCCGGACATATCGTCGAGGGCGACATCCACCATCTGCGCCTGGCCCGCTTTGCGGCAGCGCCCGGCGCCGAGATCGCCGAAGCGCGCTGGGTGACGCCCGAAGCGGCCCGCGACCTGCCGCTCGCCAATCTCCTGCGCGATCATGCGCTACCGCTGTTCGCCAGGCTCGCGCGGTAG
- a CDS encoding heme o synthase yields MASSPVSVSALHVPADWRDFLALTKPGVMRLVVFTGLCGMLAAPTQIHPVLAFTAILCIAMGAGGAAALNQWYEADLDAKMKRTRGRPLPGGRMERQSALHFGVGLSVASVVLMYFAVNLLSAAILTASILYYVVVYTIWLKRRTPQNIVIGGAAGAFPPLIGWAAATGQVSLLPVLLFALVFLWTPPHFWALALFVKSDYANAGVPMLPVVAGERATRTQIGLYTVPMIAAGLAPWALGLTGAIYGVASLLLNGVFGALALAVMLRKTGENDTMKPEKRLFAWSILYLFLIFGALVADRWVLA; encoded by the coding sequence ATGGCATCGTCACCTGTATCCGTGTCCGCTTTGCACGTGCCCGCCGACTGGCGCGACTTTCTCGCGCTGACCAAGCCGGGCGTGATGCGGCTCGTCGTCTTCACCGGCCTGTGCGGCATGCTCGCCGCGCCGACGCAGATCCATCCCGTGCTCGCCTTCACTGCGATCCTGTGCATCGCGATGGGCGCAGGCGGTGCGGCGGCGCTCAACCAATGGTATGAGGCCGATCTCGACGCGAAGATGAAGCGCACGCGCGGACGCCCGCTGCCCGGCGGCCGGATGGAGCGCCAGTCGGCGCTGCATTTCGGCGTCGGCCTGTCGGTCGCTTCGGTCGTGCTGATGTATTTCGCAGTCAACCTGCTGTCGGCCGCGATCCTGACCGCCTCGATCCTCTATTACGTCGTTGTCTACACGATCTGGCTCAAGCGCCGCACGCCGCAGAATATCGTGATCGGCGGCGCGGCGGGTGCGTTTCCGCCGCTGATCGGATGGGCGGCGGCGACGGGGCAGGTCTCGCTGCTGCCGGTACTGCTCTTCGCACTCGTATTTCTCTGGACGCCGCCGCATTTCTGGGCGCTCGCGCTGTTCGTGAAGAGCGACTATGCCAATGCCGGCGTGCCGATGCTGCCCGTCGTCGCCGGCGAGCGGGCGACGCGGACGCAGATCGGCCTTTACACTGTCCCGATGATCGCCGCCGGGCTCGCGCCCTGGGCGCTGGGGCTGACCGGGGCGATCTACGGCGTCGCCTCGCTGCTGCTCAACGGCGTGTTCGGCGCGCTGGCGCTTGCGGTGATGCTTCGCAAGACGGGCGAGAACGACACGATGAAGCCCGAAAAGCGGCTCTTCGCATGGTCGATCCTCTATCTTTTCCTGATCTTCGGCGCGCTCGTCGCCGATCGGTGGGTGCTGGCATGA
- a CDS encoding cytochrome c oxidase assembly protein, whose amino-acid sequence MISRKVRTGLLAAAGVVGMTGLGFASVPLYRAFCQITGLNGTVSRGLQAPGESGQKVTVSFDSNVDPRLDWEFKPERRSDTIDIGGRDLAFYFATNNSDQPVTGRATYNVTPARVGKYFRKIQCFCFTEQTLQPGETVKMPVIFYVDPAVRDDPDTADVEEITLSYTFYPVDSGRSPS is encoded by the coding sequence ATGATCAGCCGCAAGGTGCGCACCGGATTGCTCGCCGCCGCCGGCGTCGTCGGGATGACCGGCCTCGGTTTCGCCAGCGTGCCGCTCTACCGCGCCTTCTGCCAGATCACCGGCCTCAACGGCACGGTCAGTCGCGGGCTGCAGGCGCCGGGCGAAAGCGGCCAGAAAGTCACCGTCAGCTTCGATTCGAACGTCGACCCGCGGCTCGACTGGGAGTTCAAGCCCGAACGGCGGTCCGACACGATCGACATCGGCGGACGCGACCTGGCCTTTTACTTCGCGACCAACAACAGCGACCAGCCGGTGACGGGGCGCGCGACCTACAACGTCACGCCCGCGCGCGTCGGCAAATATTTCCGCAAGATCCAGTGTTTCTGTTTCACCGAGCAGACGCTGCAGCCCGGCGAAACGGTGAAGATGCCCGTCATCTTCTATGTCGACCCGGCGGTCCGCGACGACCCCGACACCGCCGATGTCGAGGAAATCACGCTTTCCTACACATTTTACCCTGTGGATTCGGGCCGAAGCCCAAGCTAG
- a CDS encoding cytochrome c oxidase subunit 3, with protein MAGAKNHQYHILNPSPWPLIGSMAALVMTTGLVMIMHEMPGDWWVFGAGLIGVLFTMFSWWVDVIKEANGGDHTPVVQLHLRYGMILFIASEVMFFVGWFWAWFDFALFPATVDAVGGQWPPAGMEVINAFELPLLNTFILLLSGTTVTWAHHALIHGDRDGLKKGLWLTIILGLIFSSIQAYEYMHAPFPFAATSEGGSNYGGAFYMATGFHGFHVIVGTIFLIVNLIRAYKGDFTPRQHFGFEAAAWYWHFVDVVWLFLFVSVYVWGGWGAPVHG; from the coding sequence ATGGCCGGCGCCAAGAACCACCAATATCACATTCTCAACCCCAGCCCCTGGCCGCTGATCGGCTCGATGGCGGCGCTGGTGATGACGACGGGTCTCGTGATGATCATGCACGAAATGCCCGGCGACTGGTGGGTGTTCGGCGCAGGCCTGATCGGCGTTCTCTTCACCATGTTCTCCTGGTGGGTCGATGTGATCAAGGAAGCCAATGGCGGCGATCACACGCCGGTCGTGCAGCTGCATCTGCGCTACGGCATGATCCTGTTCATCGCTTCCGAAGTGATGTTCTTCGTCGGCTGGTTCTGGGCGTGGTTCGATTTCGCGCTGTTCCCGGCAACCGTCGATGCAGTCGGCGGTCAGTGGCCGCCCGCGGGCATGGAAGTCATCAACGCCTTTGAACTGCCGCTGCTCAACACCTTCATTCTGCTGCTTTCGGGCACGACGGTCACCTGGGCGCACCATGCGCTGATCCACGGCGATCGCGACGGATTGAAGAAGGGCCTGTGGCTTACGATCATCCTCGGCCTGATCTTCTCCTCGATCCAGGCCTATGAATATATGCACGCGCCTTTCCCCTTCGCCGCGACGAGCGAAGGCGGTTCGAACTATGGCGGCGCCTTCTACATGGCGACGGGCTTCCACGGCTTTCACGTGATCGTCGGCACGATCTTCCTGATCGTGAACCTGATTCGCGCCTATAAGGGCGACTTCACGCCGCGCCAGCATTTCGGCTTCGAAGCCGCCGCCTGGTACTGGCACTTCGTCGACGTCGTGTGGCTGTTCCTCTTCGTCTCGGTCTATGTCTGGGGCGGCTGGGGCGCTCCGGTCCACGGCTGA
- a CDS encoding DUF3291 domain-containing protein: MRERWHLAQINIARLIAPADAPEVAGFFAQLDRVNALADDASGFVWRLQEEGGNATGLQPTPDPRLIVNMSVWSDAESLFEFVYRSAHTPVMARRRDWFERFESAYQALWWVPAGHIPDVDEGLARLWMLDRFGPSPNAFTFKARFPAPGSGAPPIDMKPDPWCVGTA; this comes from the coding sequence ATGCGCGAGCGCTGGCACCTCGCGCAGATCAACATCGCCCGGCTGATCGCGCCGGCCGATGCGCCCGAGGTCGCCGGCTTCTTCGCGCAGCTCGACCGCGTCAACGCGCTGGCGGATGACGCGTCGGGCTTCGTCTGGCGGCTGCAGGAGGAAGGCGGCAACGCCACCGGACTGCAGCCGACTCCCGATCCACGACTGATCGTCAACATGTCGGTCTGGAGCGATGCCGAATCGCTGTTCGAATTCGTCTATCGCAGCGCGCACACGCCGGTGATGGCCAGACGCCGCGACTGGTTCGAACGGTTCGAGAGCGCCTATCAGGCGCTGTGGTGGGTGCCCGCTGGCCATATCCCCGATGTCGACGAAGGGCTGGCGCGGCTGTGGATGCTCGACCGATTCGGGCCGAGCCCCAATGCCTTCACCTTCAAGGCGCGCTTCCCGGCCCCCGGATCGGGCGCTCCCCCGATCGACATGAAACCGGACCCGTGGTGCGTCGGCACCGCCTGA